In Bacillus sp. KH172YL63, one genomic interval encodes:
- a CDS encoding amino acid ABC transporter substrate-binding protein produces the protein MRNWTLSIMLLIALSTVLAACGSKDKEEMSLYDKVMEDGELLVGTEGTYPPFTFHDESGELTGFDVDIAREVAKRLGVEAKFQETQWDAMFEGLNSKRFDMIANQVGIREDREEKYDFSKPYIESSAVVVVSKDNKEVTSFEDIKGLTSAQSLTSNYRDIAEENGAEIQGVDGLAQSIQLLEQGRVDVTVNDKISILDYLKKQPNAGIKIAAEAEDAGQSGLMFRKGNEQLVEEVNKALEEMKEDGTYKKISEKWFGEDVSPK, from the coding sequence ATGAGAAATTGGACATTATCCATCATGTTGCTGATTGCATTATCTACGGTGCTAGCTGCTTGTGGATCAAAAGATAAAGAAGAAATGTCACTATACGATAAAGTAATGGAAGACGGGGAATTACTCGTAGGGACGGAAGGTACATATCCTCCTTTCACATTCCACGATGAATCAGGGGAACTGACAGGATTCGACGTAGACATCGCCCGTGAAGTTGCGAAGCGTCTTGGCGTTGAAGCGAAATTCCAGGAAACACAATGGGATGCCATGTTTGAAGGCTTGAATTCAAAGCGATTCGATATGATTGCAAATCAGGTTGGGATCCGTGAAGACCGTGAGGAGAAATATGATTTTTCCAAACCATATATCGAGTCAAGTGCAGTAGTGGTCGTGTCGAAAGATAATAAAGAAGTGACATCATTTGAAGATATCAAAGGATTGACTTCTGCTCAATCACTGACAAGTAACTACCGTGATATCGCTGAAGAAAACGGGGCTGAAATCCAGGGTGTGGATGGATTGGCTCAATCGATCCAGCTTCTTGAACAAGGAAGAGTGGATGTGACCGTTAATGATAAAATCTCGATTCTTGATTATTTAAAGAAACAGCCGAACGCAGGCATCAAAATTGCAGCTGAAGCTGAAGATGCCGGACAAAGCGGGCTGATGTTCCGCAAAGGGAACGAACAGCTGGTGGAGGAAGTAAACAAGGCGTTAGAGGAAATGAAAGAAGACGGTACGTACAAAAAGATTTCTGAGAAATGGTTCGGGGAAGATGTATCTCCTAAGTAG
- a CDS encoding amino acid ABC transporter ATP-binding protein — MISIKGLTKRFDQLEVLKGMDVDVGKGQVVVLIGPSGSGKTTFLRCLNALEIPNEGNVSIGDATVDFSRKPSKKELISLRRKTGMVFQNYNLFPHMTALENVMEGPMVVQKRSKSDTRKKAVQLLEKVGLGDKVDYYPFQLSGGQQQRVGIARALAIEPEVMLFDEPTSALDPELVGEVLKVMKDLAEEGMTMVVVTHEMRFAREAADKVIFMDGGHILEEGSPHQIFEAPQHERTRQFLNLIQ; from the coding sequence ATGATTTCCATTAAAGGATTAACAAAACGATTTGATCAGTTAGAAGTATTAAAGGGCATGGATGTTGATGTCGGCAAAGGGCAGGTGGTTGTGCTGATCGGCCCTTCAGGATCAGGAAAGACGACATTCCTCCGCTGCCTGAATGCACTTGAAATCCCGAATGAGGGGAATGTGTCGATCGGGGATGCGACTGTAGATTTCAGCCGTAAGCCGTCGAAAAAAGAGCTTATCAGCCTTAGGAGAAAAACCGGGATGGTATTCCAGAATTATAATCTCTTCCCTCATATGACGGCCCTTGAAAACGTTATGGAAGGCCCGATGGTCGTACAGAAGCGAAGTAAGTCCGACACAAGGAAGAAGGCCGTCCAGCTGCTTGAGAAGGTGGGGCTTGGGGACAAAGTCGACTACTATCCATTCCAGCTTTCAGGCGGACAGCAGCAAAGGGTCGGGATCGCAAGGGCACTGGCGATCGAGCCGGAAGTCATGCTCTTTGATGAGCCGACATCGGCACTAGATCCGGAACTGGTGGGAGAAGTCCTGAAGGTCATGAAGGATCTTGCCGAAGAAGGCATGACCATGGTCGTTGTCACACATGAAATGAGGTTTGCCAGGGAAGCCGCTGACAAGGTCATCTTTATGGATGGTGGACATATCCTTGAAGAAGGGTCTCCACATCAAATTTTCGAGGCTCCCCAACATGAAAGGACACGACAATTCTTGAATTTAATACAGTAA
- a CDS encoding ABC transporter ATP-binding protein gives MAELKLENIHKIYDSKVTAVNDFNLHIQDKEFIVFVGPSGCGKSTTLRMIAGLEEISKGDFSIDGKRVNDVAPKDRDIAMVFQNYALYPHMTVYDNMAFGLKLRKFDKKEIDRRVQEAAKILGLEALLDRKPKALSGGQRQRVALGRAIVRDAKVFLMDEPLSNLDAKLRVQMRAEIAKLHQRLQTTTIYVTHDQTEAMTMATRIVVMKDGVIQQVGSPKEVYDKPENVFVGGFIGSPAMNFFHGSLEDGHFVLGNTKVSVPEGKMKVLREQGQVGKSIILGVRPEDIHDEPLFIDTAQGAKITAKIEVSELTGAETMLYSQLEGQEFVARVDSRTDISAGQTIELAFDMNKAHFFDSASEFRIR, from the coding sequence ATGGCTGAATTAAAACTGGAAAACATCCACAAAATTTATGATAGCAAAGTAACGGCGGTAAATGATTTCAATCTTCATATTCAAGATAAAGAGTTCATCGTATTCGTTGGACCATCAGGGTGTGGAAAATCAACCACACTCCGCATGATCGCAGGTCTTGAAGAAATTTCAAAAGGTGACTTCTCCATCGACGGAAAACGTGTGAACGATGTTGCGCCGAAAGACCGTGACATTGCCATGGTATTCCAGAACTACGCACTATATCCGCACATGACCGTATATGACAACATGGCATTCGGTCTTAAATTACGCAAGTTCGATAAAAAGGAAATTGACCGCCGCGTGCAGGAAGCAGCCAAGATCCTTGGACTTGAAGCGTTGCTTGACCGTAAACCGAAAGCACTGTCTGGTGGACAGCGTCAGCGTGTCGCCCTCGGACGTGCCATCGTGCGTGATGCGAAAGTGTTCTTGATGGATGAACCATTATCCAACCTTGATGCAAAGCTGCGTGTCCAAATGCGTGCTGAAATCGCCAAGCTTCACCAACGTCTGCAAACGACGACGATTTATGTGACACATGACCAAACTGAAGCGATGACGATGGCTACACGTATCGTCGTCATGAAGGATGGGGTCATCCAGCAGGTCGGTTCTCCTAAAGAAGTGTACGATAAGCCTGAAAATGTGTTTGTCGGCGGCTTCATCGGTTCACCTGCCATGAACTTCTTCCACGGTTCCCTTGAGGATGGTCATTTCGTGCTCGGAAACACGAAAGTATCTGTACCGGAAGGAAAGATGAAAGTCCTTCGTGAACAAGGTCAGGTCGGCAAGAGCATCATCCTGGGCGTACGTCCGGAAGATATCCATGATGAGCCGCTTTTCATCGATACTGCCCAAGGTGCGAAAATCACTGCGAAAATCGAAGTGTCCGAGCTGACGGGAGCTGAAACGATGCTCTATTCACAACTAGAGGGCCAAGAATTTGTCGCTCGCGTTGATTCACGCACTGATATTTCTGCAGGTCAAACGATTGAACTGGCCTTTGATATGAACAAAGCCCACTTCTTCGACTCAGCATCTGAGTTCAGAATCCGATAA
- a CDS encoding SDR family oxidoreductase, whose protein sequence is MNEEVVIITGSTRGIGKSIACTLARRGAKVVINGTSEENVKAVVQEIRAAGGEAAGCCGRVEELETGEKLIQTAIEAFGRATILINNAGNNRDRMAHRLSEDDWDSVISTHLKGTFSAVKPFILHRKKDGGEGIILNMTSRAGIKGTMGQLNYSAAKAGIIGMTKTLAQELKREHILVLALSPAALTDMTSPHVEKAKAKALEEGRELESYWEIGTAEDVAAFVGSLIEKKGSIRSGAVYSVNGKQAGVWEDPVWHELNLS, encoded by the coding sequence ATGAATGAAGAGGTAGTCATCATCACCGGCTCGACAAGGGGAATCGGCAAAAGCATCGCCTGTACACTTGCCAGAAGAGGTGCAAAAGTCGTTATAAACGGAACATCAGAAGAAAATGTGAAAGCAGTGGTGCAGGAAATCAGGGCGGCCGGAGGTGAAGCGGCAGGGTGCTGCGGAAGAGTGGAAGAGTTGGAAACTGGGGAGAAGCTGATTCAGACAGCGATCGAGGCGTTCGGAAGGGCGACGATACTCATTAATAATGCAGGGAACAACAGGGACCGCATGGCTCACCGCTTATCGGAAGATGATTGGGATTCAGTTATTTCCACCCACCTGAAAGGGACATTTTCAGCGGTGAAACCTTTTATACTCCATAGAAAAAAAGATGGGGGAGAGGGAATCATCCTTAATATGACTTCTCGGGCAGGGATTAAAGGCACGATGGGACAGTTGAATTACAGTGCAGCGAAAGCCGGGATCATCGGGATGACGAAAACCTTGGCGCAAGAATTAAAAAGGGAACATATCCTGGTGCTCGCACTGTCCCCTGCTGCCCTGACGGATATGACCTCACCCCATGTGGAAAAGGCGAAAGCGAAGGCACTCGAGGAGGGTAGGGAACTGGAATCTTATTGGGAAATCGGAACGGCTGAAGATGTGGCTGCTTTTGTCGGGTCCCTTATCGAGAAGAAAGGATCCATTCGCTCCGGTGCAGTTTACAGCGTAAACGGAAAGCAGGCAGGCGTGTGGGAGGATCCCGTCTGGCACGAACTGAATTTATCATAA
- the fumC gene encoding class II fumarate hydratase, with amino-acid sequence MEFRIERDTIGEMKVPKEKYWGAQTQRSKENFRIGTEKMPIEVTYAFAQLKKAAAVANHSLGKLSENKMKAIGQACDEILEGKWDTHFPLVVWQTGSGTQSNMNVNEVVAYRANEILAEKGLDGGVHPNDDVNMSQSSNDTFPTAMHVAAYQELESKLFPVLQEFISTLQEKEDQFKDIIKIGRTHLQDATPLTLGQEISGWRAMMERSYSMMRESLQRLVNLAIGGTAVGTGINAHPVFGERVAKQLEVQTGIKFVSSDNKFHALTSHDEMVYVHGAVKALAADLMKIANDVRWLASGPRSGIGEMAIPANEPGSSIMPGKVNPTQSEAVTMVVTQVFGNDAAIGFAASQGNFELNVFKPVIIYNFLQSVRLLTDGIKSFNDKCVKGLEANTEVIEGFVQKSLMLVTALNPHIGYEKAAEIAKKAHQEGTTLKKAAIESGYVTEEQYDKWIDPAAMVHPES; translated from the coding sequence ATGGAATTTCGTATTGAACGAGACACAATCGGAGAAATGAAAGTGCCGAAGGAAAAGTATTGGGGCGCTCAGACTCAGCGAAGTAAAGAGAATTTCCGGATCGGAACGGAAAAGATGCCGATCGAGGTGACATATGCTTTCGCTCAGTTGAAAAAAGCGGCTGCAGTCGCCAACCATTCCCTCGGGAAACTTTCTGAGAACAAGATGAAGGCGATCGGGCAGGCTTGTGATGAAATCTTGGAAGGAAAATGGGACACCCATTTCCCCCTTGTTGTATGGCAGACAGGAAGCGGCACACAATCCAACATGAATGTGAACGAAGTCGTCGCTTACCGGGCGAATGAAATTTTAGCGGAAAAAGGTTTAGACGGAGGCGTACATCCAAATGATGATGTGAATATGTCGCAAAGCTCCAATGACACATTCCCTACAGCCATGCATGTCGCAGCTTACCAGGAACTTGAATCCAAGCTGTTTCCTGTCCTTCAGGAATTCATCTCCACATTACAAGAGAAGGAAGACCAGTTTAAGGACATCATTAAAATCGGCAGGACCCATCTTCAGGATGCCACCCCCTTGACCCTCGGGCAGGAAATCAGCGGGTGGCGGGCGATGATGGAACGGTCTTACAGTATGATGCGGGAAAGCCTGCAACGGCTGGTCAATCTGGCTATCGGCGGGACGGCTGTAGGGACGGGCATCAATGCACACCCGGTGTTTGGAGAGAGAGTGGCGAAACAGCTGGAGGTCCAAACAGGCATAAAGTTCGTTTCCTCGGATAATAAGTTTCACGCGCTGACGTCCCATGATGAAATGGTGTATGTCCACGGTGCGGTAAAAGCACTGGCAGCCGACCTGATGAAAATAGCGAATGATGTCAGGTGGCTCGCAAGCGGTCCGAGAAGCGGAATCGGGGAGATGGCGATCCCGGCCAATGAACCGGGTAGTTCAATCATGCCAGGGAAAGTGAACCCGACCCAGAGTGAGGCCGTCACGATGGTCGTCACGCAGGTGTTCGGAAACGATGCGGCAATCGGCTTTGCAGCGAGTCAAGGGAACTTTGAGCTGAATGTATTCAAACCGGTGATCATTTATAATTTCCTTCAGTCTGTCCGCCTGCTGACAGATGGAATCAAGTCGTTTAACGATAAGTGTGTGAAGGGGCTGGAGGCCAATACAGAGGTCATTGAAGGTTTTGTTCAAAAATCACTGATGCTCGTGACAGCCCTGAATCCCCATATCGGCTATGAAAAAGCCGCCGAAATTGCGAAGAAGGCCCATCAGGAAGGCACGACATTAAAGAAAGCCGCCATCGAATCAGGATATGTAACCGAAGAACAATACGACAAATGGATTGATCCTGCAGCGATGGTCCATCCTGAGTCGTAG
- a CDS encoding AMP-binding protein has product MNYIGSTLEDHSRQFPDKLAVVSEKDRITYKEFNELVTGYQQALLKYTGVHKKRIGIKVEDPPAFLALFMATAGNGWEAMPIDPKWTDAEIRHAYAVASPDYIVTDGEEAEEDDRVIAIRRLREAGRGHALVSPPAPLDDFYVGFTSGSSGKPKGFTRHHLSWTESFSVCEEIFQLTQRDIITSPGPLYHSLSLFTAVHAIQLGATLHVTDAFHRKTLLDRLEKDEIDTFVGVPTMLEALMEECRSRSLQLQGIKKVIVSGAGWSQTSKEKARCFFPEASFLEYYGASELSFVMYKKDREQGHRPFPNVSVRILNEHFKETDCKEAGNVFVRSPMLFTGYLGLPEETKEVLTPYGATVGDVGYKNENGEVVLVGRKSNMIKSGGLKVYPEEVEAVLESHPDIEASIVYPVEDPYWGEMVVCSLQLKNKACLTAEDVRNFCRGKLSDYKVPKQILPLSVFHYTKSGKINRKATLEGRTL; this is encoded by the coding sequence ATGAACTATATCGGAAGCACCTTGGAAGATCACAGCCGGCAATTTCCTGATAAGCTGGCGGTTGTTTCGGAAAAGGACAGGATCACGTATAAAGAATTCAATGAACTTGTAACGGGATATCAACAAGCACTGTTGAAATATACCGGTGTACATAAGAAGCGGATCGGCATCAAGGTGGAGGATCCGCCGGCCTTCCTCGCACTGTTCATGGCCACGGCAGGAAACGGTTGGGAGGCGATGCCGATCGATCCGAAATGGACCGACGCAGAAATCCGGCATGCATATGCTGTCGCTTCTCCTGACTATATTGTGACAGATGGTGAAGAGGCGGAAGAAGACGATCGTGTCATTGCTATAAGGCGCCTGAGAGAGGCGGGAAGGGGTCATGCACTTGTTTCCCCTCCTGCCCCGTTAGATGATTTCTATGTAGGATTTACATCCGGTTCATCGGGCAAGCCTAAAGGATTTACACGCCATCATTTATCGTGGACCGAGAGCTTTTCCGTCTGTGAGGAAATCTTTCAGCTGACACAAAGAGACATCATCACGTCTCCGGGCCCTCTCTATCATTCTTTGAGTTTATTCACAGCGGTCCATGCCATCCAATTGGGAGCGACCCTTCATGTGACAGATGCATTTCACCGCAAAACGTTGCTGGACAGGCTGGAAAAGGATGAAATCGATACGTTTGTCGGCGTCCCAACCATGCTTGAGGCATTGATGGAAGAATGTCGTTCACGCTCATTGCAGCTCCAGGGTATCAAAAAGGTCATCGTCTCTGGGGCAGGTTGGTCACAGACTTCAAAGGAAAAGGCAAGATGCTTTTTTCCCGAGGCATCCTTCTTAGAATATTACGGGGCGTCAGAGCTGAGTTTCGTGATGTATAAGAAAGACCGTGAGCAGGGGCACCGCCCCTTTCCAAATGTGTCTGTGCGCATACTGAATGAACACTTTAAGGAAACGGATTGCAAAGAAGCGGGGAATGTATTTGTGAGAAGTCCCATGCTCTTTACCGGATATCTCGGGCTTCCGGAAGAAACGAAGGAAGTGCTGACACCATACGGGGCAACCGTAGGCGACGTTGGATACAAGAACGAAAACGGGGAAGTCGTCCTGGTCGGAAGAAAAAGCAATATGATCAAAAGCGGTGGATTAAAGGTGTATCCAGAGGAAGTGGAGGCGGTTCTTGAAAGCCATCCGGATATCGAAGCGTCCATCGTCTACCCCGTTGAGGATCCCTATTGGGGTGAGATGGTTGTGTGCTCATTGCAATTGAAGAATAAAGCCTGCCTGACAGCAGAGGACGTAAGGAATTTCTGCAGAGGTAAACTGTCTGACTATAAAGTGCCAAAGCAAATCCTTCCCCTTTCCGTCTTTCACTACACAAAAAGCGGGAAAATCAACCGGAAAGCAACACTTGAGGGACGGACCTTATAA
- a CDS encoding YheE family protein, whose amino-acid sequence MIQHFQFKNMFENTQLPGWTFSFYFGGTKYAGNYHKDGRIEWTGPVPAEEKEESLKKQLHELMLFHVYE is encoded by the coding sequence ATGATCCAGCATTTTCAATTCAAGAATATGTTCGAAAATACGCAGCTTCCCGGCTGGACGTTTTCGTTTTACTTCGGCGGCACAAAATATGCCGGGAATTACCATAAAGACGGAAGAATCGAATGGACCGGCCCAGTCCCGGCAGAAGAAAAGGAAGAGTCCCTCAAGAAACAGCTTCATGAACTGATGCTCTTTCATGTGTATGAATAA
- a CDS encoding PucR family transcriptional regulator, whose protein sequence is MLTSLRKKYPTAILQNHFPSLLDDTIVWFTDSSEEQYIGLSRNDTPIGELEVLSCLLQEVKMPPLTVNDSREASEWHAYLFEQGSRPNGATGDHRIIQFSMKDVAEQGMLKEAFKHLLPHGTCLVFQHDGAGLIIEEKNEFSLDEEQLLSISHVIEADFFVSLSFFIGQFRPVDADFPSSFSFEQELFSFSQTVHKKASIQTAVKILPAFTLHHLPHEWRLNLFGKVTDLFQEDPEMIHTVKAFLENQSNISQTAKQLFMHRNSVQYRIDKFIEKTDIDIKTFQGGVLAYFACLDFQSDNLPKKM, encoded by the coding sequence ATGCTTACATCTTTGCGTAAAAAATATCCAACTGCCATACTTCAAAACCATTTCCCTTCCCTGCTCGACGACACGATCGTCTGGTTCACCGACAGCAGTGAAGAACAATACATAGGACTATCCAGGAATGACACCCCGATAGGTGAGCTGGAAGTATTATCATGCTTGTTACAGGAAGTGAAAATGCCTCCCCTGACCGTCAATGATTCCAGAGAAGCGTCAGAATGGCATGCCTACTTATTTGAACAAGGAAGCAGACCTAACGGGGCAACGGGAGATCACCGCATCATTCAATTCTCAATGAAAGATGTGGCCGAACAGGGTATGCTGAAGGAAGCATTCAAGCATCTCCTCCCCCACGGTACGTGCCTTGTTTTTCAACATGACGGTGCAGGCCTGATCATTGAAGAGAAGAATGAGTTTTCCCTCGATGAGGAACAATTGCTTTCAATTTCACATGTGATCGAAGCCGACTTTTTCGTCAGTCTTTCATTTTTCATCGGTCAGTTCCGTCCGGTCGATGCTGACTTCCCCTCTTCATTTTCTTTTGAACAGGAGTTATTTTCATTTTCACAGACGGTTCATAAGAAGGCTTCCATCCAAACGGCCGTAAAGATCCTGCCGGCTTTCACCCTGCATCACCTCCCCCACGAATGGAGGCTGAACCTGTTTGGGAAAGTGACGGATCTATTCCAAGAAGACCCTGAAATGATTCATACGGTGAAGGCATTCCTGGAAAACCAATCAAATATCAGTCAAACCGCCAAACAATTATTTATGCACCGGAACAGTGTCCAATACCGGATCGATAAGTTCATCGAGAAAACGGATATCGATATTAAGACATTCCAGGGAGGGGTTCTCGCTTACTTCGCCTGCTTAGACTTTCAATCTGACAACCTGCCTAAAAAGATGTAG
- a CDS encoding amino acid ABC transporter permease translates to MYLLSSIYQNPEAMIDMLQSSLLPMLEGALYYSIPLALISFALGMVLAVLTALARLSNIPILRGIAKVYVSAIRGTPLLVQLFIIFYGLPSTGIEWLKFDPFPAAVIAFSLNKGAYSSEIVRAAIQSIPKGQWEAGYSIGMTYSQTLKRIILPQATRVSIPPLSNSFISLVKDTSLASLILVTEMFRKAQEIAATNYEFLLMYMEAALLYWVICFILSIIQGRIEKRLDRYIAK, encoded by the coding sequence ATGTATCTCCTAAGTAGCATTTACCAGAACCCTGAAGCAATGATTGATATGTTACAAAGCTCCCTGCTTCCAATGTTAGAGGGGGCTTTGTACTATTCTATCCCTCTGGCGCTCATTTCATTTGCTTTAGGTATGGTTCTGGCCGTTCTCACCGCATTGGCAAGGCTGTCCAATATCCCGATATTAAGGGGCATCGCAAAGGTCTATGTATCGGCCATCCGTGGTACGCCTTTATTGGTGCAATTATTCATCATCTTTTATGGATTGCCTTCAACCGGCATCGAGTGGCTCAAGTTTGATCCATTCCCTGCAGCCGTCATTGCATTCTCATTAAATAAAGGGGCTTATTCATCGGAAATCGTCCGGGCGGCGATCCAGTCCATCCCGAAAGGTCAATGGGAAGCGGGTTATTCAATCGGAATGACGTACTCACAGACTTTAAAGAGGATCATCCTGCCCCAGGCGACGAGGGTATCGATCCCGCCGCTTTCGAATTCCTTCATCAGTCTCGTGAAAGATACATCGCTTGCTTCCCTCATACTTGTGACGGAAATGTTCCGCAAAGCCCAGGAAATCGCCGCCACGAACTATGAGTTCCTGCTCATGTATATGGAAGCAGCCCTGTTGTATTGGGTGATCTGTTTTATTTTATCCATCATTCAAGGCCGTATCGAGAAACGGCTTGACCGATATATCGCCAAGTAA
- a CDS encoding biotin transporter BioY — MRLKDMILVSMFTAIVAALGVIPPIALPFTPVPITAQTFGVMLAGAVLGARLGGLSLGLFVLLVGVGAPILSGGRGGFPILIGPSGGYILSWPVAAFVIGFLVDRYRGRLKLWNMIVFNVIGGILVVYAGGITFLSIVTGLSWMEAATSALAYIPGDMVKAVIAGTVALQLHKAAPIAKFHKEQKAA; from the coding sequence ATGAGATTAAAAGACATGATTTTGGTTTCAATGTTTACAGCGATTGTGGCAGCTCTTGGCGTGATTCCGCCGATCGCACTGCCGTTCACACCAGTTCCAATCACCGCACAGACATTTGGTGTCATGTTGGCAGGAGCAGTGCTTGGCGCGAGGCTTGGCGGATTAAGCCTTGGATTATTCGTATTGTTAGTCGGTGTAGGTGCACCGATTCTTTCCGGTGGAAGAGGAGGGTTTCCGATCCTGATCGGACCGAGCGGAGGATACATATTAAGTTGGCCGGTTGCGGCATTTGTCATCGGTTTCCTCGTTGACAGATACAGAGGCCGTTTGAAACTCTGGAATATGATAGTATTCAATGTCATTGGTGGAATCTTAGTTGTCTATGCAGGCGGGATTACATTCTTATCTATCGTGACGGGACTTTCCTGGATGGAGGCGGCCACCTCTGCTCTGGCTTATATCCCTGGTGATATGGTGAAAGCGGTCATTGCAGGTACGGTTGCCCTTCAGTTGCATAAGGCGGCACCGATCGCTAAATTTCATAAAGAACAAAAAGCGGCGTAA
- a CDS encoding thiolase family protein, whose product MKEAVIVWAKRTPVGKCGGSLKDVPPQHLAAPLIRALVTETGIVPEEIDDVILGNTVGPGGNLARLSALTAGLPVKVPGVTVDRQCGSGLEAIVTACRLVQSGAGEVYVAGGVESTSLAPWKMDKPAHPVKAPRIFTRARFSPDHIGDPEMGEAAENVAEAFRISRRDQDEYALKSHQKAVRAQKEKRFTGEIVPVEHVMADECPREDTSMEKLSSLLPVFREGGSVTAGNACPINDGAAVALVLSMDKCREYGLMPVLKFIDGTAAGVDPNLLGIGPVPAVGRLLERNRLTSDDIDLVEFNEAFASQVLASLRELNIPEHKVNIGGGALAIGHPYGASGAILLTRLFHEMKKGQLGLATLGIGGGMGLAALFERIE is encoded by the coding sequence ATGAAAGAAGCGGTTATCGTTTGGGCGAAGAGAACGCCCGTCGGAAAATGCGGGGGCAGCTTAAAGGATGTTCCGCCTCAGCATCTCGCCGCCCCACTCATCAGGGCATTGGTGACTGAAACGGGGATCGTCCCGGAAGAAATAGATGATGTGATCCTCGGTAATACGGTCGGTCCCGGTGGAAATCTTGCCCGTCTGTCTGCACTGACTGCAGGACTGCCCGTCAAGGTTCCGGGAGTGACCGTTGACCGGCAATGCGGCTCAGGGTTGGAAGCGATTGTGACGGCATGCAGATTGGTCCAATCTGGAGCAGGCGAAGTGTATGTGGCCGGCGGTGTGGAAAGCACGAGCCTTGCCCCATGGAAAATGGACAAGCCGGCACATCCTGTAAAAGCGCCGCGCATTTTCACAAGGGCGAGATTCTCCCCTGACCATATAGGGGATCCGGAAATGGGCGAAGCTGCAGAAAACGTAGCAGAAGCATTTAGGATCTCCCGCCGTGATCAAGATGAGTATGCGCTGAAGAGCCATCAAAAAGCGGTACGGGCCCAGAAGGAAAAACGGTTCACCGGTGAAATCGTCCCTGTAGAACATGTAATGGCCGACGAATGTCCAAGGGAAGACACATCCATGGAAAAACTCTCAAGTCTTCTTCCTGTATTCCGTGAAGGAGGAAGTGTAACCGCCGGCAATGCTTGTCCGATCAATGACGGGGCAGCGGTCGCACTCGTCTTATCAATGGATAAATGCCGTGAATATGGACTCATGCCCGTACTGAAATTCATCGATGGGACGGCGGCGGGTGTAGACCCGAATCTTCTGGGCATTGGCCCGGTCCCGGCTGTCGGCAGGCTGTTAGAGAGAAACAGACTCACATCAGATGACATTGATCTCGTTGAATTCAATGAAGCATTTGCAAGTCAGGTTCTGGCCTCATTGAGGGAACTGAACATACCGGAACACAAAGTCAATATTGGAGGCGGTGCATTGGCGATCGGACATCCATACGGGGCTTCCGGGGCGATCCTTTTGACACGGTTGTTTCATGAGATGAAGAAAGGACAATTGGGGCTTGCCACTCTCGGTATCGGTGGAGGAATGGGCCTCGCCGCTTTATTTGAACGGATAGAATGA
- a CDS encoding alpha/beta-type small acid-soluble spore protein, whose protein sequence is MQQQSRSNSSNQLVAPGAQQAIDQMKYEIASEFGVQLGPDATARANGSVGGEITKRLVQMAEQQIGGGYQK, encoded by the coding sequence ATGCAACAACAATCTCGCAGCAATTCATCTAACCAACTGGTAGCTCCAGGAGCTCAACAAGCAATCGACCAAATGAAGTACGAAATCGCTTCAGAATTTGGCGTACAATTAGGACCAGATGCAACAGCACGCGCTAACGGTTCTGTAGGTGGAGAAATCACAAAACGCCTTGTTCAAATGGCTGAACAACAAATCGGCGGCGGGTACCAAAAATAA
- a CDS encoding metal-sensitive transcriptional regulator: protein MEYTKEVTNRMKRLEGQVRGVLKMMEDEKHCKDVVTQLSAVRTAVDRTIGLIVAKNLEACIRESEDEGIKAEDAIQEAVNMLVKSR, encoded by the coding sequence ATGGAATATACCAAGGAAGTCACGAATCGAATGAAACGTCTTGAAGGTCAAGTCCGTGGCGTATTGAAGATGATGGAGGACGAAAAGCATTGTAAAGATGTTGTCACTCAGCTGTCTGCCGTCCGTACTGCAGTTGACCGCACCATTGGCCTCATCGTCGCAAAGAATCTGGAAGCTTGCATACGTGAATCGGAAGATGAAGGCATCAAGGCTGAAGATGCCATCCAGGAAGCCGTCAATATGCTTGTGAAAAGTCGATAA